CCTATTACCCGCCCAGAGCGATCGCGAGGCCATAGTATGAATGCGGATGAATTACTGAAACGTTATGCAGCAGGGGAAAGAGACTTTAGTGGCCTCAATCTGATTGGAGTAAACCTGGAAAGAGCAAATCTGGCAGGTGCTAACTTTACAGGTGCCTCGTTTGCGTCTGCCAACTTGAGTCGGGCTTCCTTGACGGGTGCAAACTTAGATGGGGCATTTTTCTATTCAGCAGATTTGAGTTTCGCCAAACTGGGGTACACCCGATTAACGAATGCAGACTTAACCAAAGCCAATCTCAAGGGGGCGTTTCTGGTTAAAGCAGACTTAACAGGCGCTAAAGTGAGCGGAGCAATCCTGGCAGCAGTTAACTTACGAGCCGCTAACTTACAAGAAGTAAACCTCTGTGGAGCCGATTTGCGAAATATCAATCTTCGCTCCGCTAATCTCAGCAAGGCAAATCTTAGCTGGGCTAACTTGACCGGGGCACGGCTGAGTGGCGCTTCTCTCAATGGTGCGTTACTAAATGGCGTCAAACTCAGTGCTGCCTTTTTGAATGGTGTGGATTTGAATGGGATTGACTTAGATGGCGTGAATTTAAGTGCTGCCAAGCTAGGCGGAGCCAATCTGAATGGAGCCACCCTCACAGCTGCAAACTTGAGTGCAACCCAATT
This genomic stretch from Trichocoleus sp. FACHB-46 harbors:
- a CDS encoding pentapeptide repeat-containing protein, translated to MNADELLKRYAAGERDFSGLNLIGVNLERANLAGANFTGASFASANLSRASLTGANLDGAFFYSADLSFAKLGYTRLTNADLTKANLKGAFLVKADLTGAKVSGAILAAVNLRAANLQEVNLCGADLRNINLRSANLSKANLSWANLTGARLSGASLNGALLNGVKLSAAFLNGVDLNGIDLDGVNLSAAKLGGANLNGATLTAANLSATQLRVASLIRVNLHAANLSEADLRRANLSEATLSKADLSAADLTEADLTGANLNAANLCEANLTAASFYRAYLWGAKLMQANLWQTNLAEASLRGADIADTNEDEAILVGATMPDGSLYR